A genomic segment from Gloeocapsopsis sp. IPPAS B-1203 encodes:
- a CDS encoding NUDIX hydrolase, with product MSRLWQFGQTVLGIIFRHPIPGTSIIPILPDGQIVLIRRRDNGKWSLPGGMVDWGEDIPTAVRRELAEETGLELVKIRRLVGVYSAPDRDPRVHSICVLVEAEVKGEMKIRDSLEVIDIKAFSPTSLPPGELSHDHTQQLQDYFAGLTTVA from the coding sequence ATGAGCCGCTTATGGCAATTTGGTCAAACTGTCTTAGGCATTATCTTTCGGCATCCAATTCCTGGTACTAGCATCATTCCTATTTTGCCAGATGGTCAAATCGTTTTGATTCGCCGCCGTGATAATGGTAAATGGTCGCTACCTGGAGGAATGGTAGATTGGGGAGAAGATATTCCTACAGCTGTGCGTCGGGAGTTAGCAGAAGAAACAGGACTTGAACTCGTTAAAATTCGCCGTTTGGTGGGAGTGTATTCCGCACCCGATCGCGATCCCCGAGTGCATTCAATTTGCGTGCTTGTCGAAGCCGAAGTTAAGGGAGAAATGAAAATTCGCGATTCTCTAGAAGTCATTGATATTAAAGCTTTTTCTCCAACATCTCTACCGCCAGGCGAGCTTTCTCACGATCATACCCAGCAGTTACAAGACTATTTTGCAGGATTGACGACTGTGGCTTAG
- the argH gene encoding argininosuccinate lyase: MNQQKTWSQRFESALHPAIARFNASIGFDIELIEYDITGSIAHAKMLGHTGIISPDEAAQLVAGLEQIRQEYRQGNFTPGIDAEDVHFAVERRLTEITGDVGKKLHTARSRNDQVGTDIRLYLRDQIGQIRQAIREFQGVLLDLAETHIQTLIPGYTHLQRAQPVSLAHHLMAYFQMAQRDWERLKDVNQRVNISPLGSGALAGTTFPIDRHYTAELLQFNQIYANSMDAVSDRDFAIEFLASASIIMVHLSRLSEEVILWSSQEFSFVKLKDSCATGSSIMPQKKNPDVPELVRGKTGRVCGHLQALLVLMKGLPLAYNKDLQDDKEAIFDTVKTVKACLEAMTILLREGLEFSTPRLAAAVAEDFSNATDVADYLAARGVPFREAYNLVGKVVKTCIAAGKLLKDLSLEEWKALHPAFEQDIYQAIAPQQVVAARNSYGGTGFEQVSQAITAARQLMIVEDSSATTAISNQHRTV; this comes from the coding sequence AACATGGAGCCAGCGATTTGAATCAGCGCTACACCCTGCGATCGCTCGCTTCAATGCTAGTATCGGCTTTGATATTGAATTAATCGAATACGACATCACAGGTTCAATTGCCCACGCCAAAATGCTGGGGCACACAGGAATTATTTCACCTGATGAAGCCGCACAACTTGTCGCAGGTTTAGAACAAATTCGTCAAGAATACCGACAGGGAAATTTTACTCCAGGGATCGACGCTGAGGACGTTCATTTTGCGGTTGAACGACGCTTAACTGAAATTACTGGAGATGTCGGTAAAAAACTGCACACTGCGCGATCGCGTAACGATCAAGTGGGTACTGATATTCGGCTTTATTTACGCGATCAAATCGGGCAAATTCGTCAAGCTATTCGCGAATTTCAAGGCGTTCTCCTCGATTTAGCCGAAACTCACATTCAAACTCTCATTCCTGGCTACACGCATCTGCAACGCGCTCAACCTGTAAGTTTGGCACATCACCTTATGGCATACTTTCAAATGGCACAGCGCGACTGGGAACGCTTAAAAGATGTGAATCAGCGCGTCAATATCTCACCACTAGGAAGTGGTGCTTTAGCCGGAACGACCTTCCCGATTGACCGACATTATACGGCGGAACTCTTGCAATTTAACCAAATTTATGCTAACAGCATGGATGCAGTGAGCGATCGTGACTTTGCCATCGAATTTCTCGCCAGCGCTAGCATTATTATGGTTCACCTCAGCCGTCTTTCAGAAGAAGTGATTCTGTGGTCGTCGCAGGAATTTAGCTTTGTCAAACTCAAAGATAGTTGTGCGACAGGTTCTAGCATTATGCCCCAAAAGAAAAACCCCGATGTGCCAGAACTGGTACGGGGCAAAACTGGGAGAGTCTGCGGTCATCTCCAAGCACTACTTGTTTTAATGAAGGGCTTGCCTTTGGCTTATAACAAAGACTTACAAGATGACAAAGAAGCCATTTTTGATACAGTCAAAACTGTCAAAGCTTGCTTAGAGGCAATGACCATTTTGCTAAGAGAAGGCTTAGAATTTTCTACTCCGCGTCTAGCCGCAGCAGTCGCCGAAGATTTTTCTAATGCCACTGATGTTGCTGATTATTTAGCAGCACGAGGAGTTCCCTTCCGTGAAGCTTACAACCTTGTCGGCAAAGTTGTCAAAACTTGCATCGCTGCGGGGAAGCTCCTCAAAGATTTGAGCTTAGAGGAGTGGAAAGCTTTACATCCCGCCTTTGAGCAAGATATTTATCAAGCGATCGCTCCTCAGCAAGTTGTTGCAGCTCGCAACAGCTACGGGGGAACTGGTTTTGAACAAGTGAGTCAAGCAATTACTGCTGCTCGTCAGCTCATGATTGTGGAAGATAGCTCCGCAACCACAGCCATATCAAATCAGCACCGAACAGTATAA